Sequence from the Elusimicrobiota bacterium genome:
CGATCTGGCGTGGCGGCTGCCGGCCGGAAACACGCTGTCGTTGGGCGCCCACCACATTTACGTGCCCGTGGTCTTGAACGTGGACGTCCGGGTGGATTTTCCGTCGGAATTCGACCCTCCGCCCGATTTTACGAGCGCGCCTCCCCCGCAGCGAGTTCGGCACGCTTACATCAACGAAACCCTGGTGTATTTGAAGGACCGTTGGTCGCCCACGGCGGACCTCACGCTTTCGGCCGGCGGCCGGTGGGGTCGAAACGGCTATTTGAAGGAAAATTACGGCGAACCCTGGGCCGCGGGGAATGGCGGTTTTTGGGCGAGACCGCTTTCACCACCGCCTGGGGCGCTACCACCAGTTTCCGGAGGGCACCAAACCACGAAAATTTCGGCAACCTGGACCTGACCGCCCTGCGGGCCGAGCACGCGGTGGCGGGGCTAAACGGGAAATTGCCCGACGGATGGTCCCTGAATGTGGAAGTGTATCGGAAACGCCTGTGGAATCTGCCGGTGGAGGACCCGGTGCTGAATTTCGTGAACGGCGCCCGGGGCTGGCCCGGGGTGGAGTTGTTGGTGAAGAAGGACCGCACGGCCCGGTGGGCCGGGTGGTTCGCGGTTTCCCAATCCCATTCCACGCGGAAAAACGAACGGACCGGGCAGGAAGTCAATTTCAGCCAGGACCAACCCTGGGTTCTAAACCTCGTGGCCACCCGCCGGGTCGACCAATTTTATTCCGTTGGATTGCGCGCCCAGTATCACAGCGGCGCGCCGGACACGCCCATCACCGGGACGTATGTCGACGGCACGGGTCGGGTTCGGCCGGTACGGGCCCCCCGGTTCCGTCCGGCTGCCGGACTACCATCGAATCGACCTCCGGTTCAGCCGGACTTTAAAATGAAAGCGGGTTGGGCAATTTCTACCTCGATTTGATCAACGTCCTCAACCACAAAAACGTCGCCGGTTATTCCTATTCGGATGATTATTCTGGCCGGGAGAAAGTCACTCAACTCCCCTTCTTCCCATCGGTCGGCGTTCAGTTGTCTTTTTAAAGGAAACCCATGGACCCGTCGTTCGTTCCTCCTGTTTCGGAATCAACAAAACCCCGTCGTCGCCCACGGCGCTGAGGTGCTTCGGGGCACCTTCGGTTATGAATCCTTCCGCCCGGGCAGGAAAAAAATCATTAACGCGGTCCTGGCGGGCGGGACTGCATCGGCGTTCTGCCCACGGGCGGGGGAAATCCTGACGTTTCAAATCCCCGCCAAGCTCTTGGGCGGCACGGTCCTGGTCATCTCGCCGTTGATCTCGCCTCGCGAAAGACCAGGTGGACGCGTTGATTCAATCGGGTTTCCGGGCGGCGGTCATCAATTCCACGCTCAAGGCGGAGGAACGGCGCGAGCGGATGGAGGCCTTCGCCGGGGCGACTTCGAATTGGTTTACGTGGCGCCGGAAGCGCTGGAGGAGGGGTTCCGCCAATTTTTGGCGGCGTGTCCCGTTCGTTTGTTGGTCGTGGACGAGGCCCACTGCATCAGCCACTGGGGGCATGAATTTCGGCCGTCCTATCGAAATCTGCGGGGCCTGAAGGCCTTGCTGGGCAACGTCCCGGTCTTGGCGCTGACCGCCACGGCCACGCCGGGCGGTGGCCCGGGACATCCTTCAACAATTGAGCATGGTCAAACCGGAAGGGTTCAAGGGGTCTTTTTCCGGCCCAACCTGAGAATCACCTGCCAAAAGAAAGGCGGCGGCCGTGACACGAAAAAAGACCTTTGCGTTTTGTTCAGGGGCGCCCCGGCCAGTGCGGCATTGTTTATTGGCTGAGCCGAAAACGGTGGAGTCGACGGCGGCGTTCTTGAATTCCGCGGGGTTCGGGCGGCGCCTTACCACGCCGGGCTCTCGGACGAGGAGCGGCAACGGAACCAAAACGCCTTCGCCCGGGACGAAATCGACGTGGTCGTGGCCACGGTGGCTTTCGGCATGGGCATCGACAAGTCCAACGTGCGCTACGTGATCCACCGGGACATGCCGAAGAGCCTCGAAAATTATTCCCAGGAAATCGGCCGGGCCGGGCGGGACGGGTTGCCCGCCGAGTGCGTTCTTTTTTATTCCTGGGCGGACGTCATGGCCTACGAACGTTTCGCGGCCCTGGGGGGGGACGCCTCGTTGACCGCGGCCGCGAAACAGAAAACCGTGGAGATGTTTCGCTGGGCCGACCGTCCGGCCTGCCGCCACCGGGGCTCAGCGGTTTTTGAGGAGGAACTGGCGGATTGCGGGCAATCCTGCGACGTCTGCCGGAAAACAATCCTGGACGATTTGTTGCCCACCGTGTCCGCGCGGGCGGGGGACCGGACCCCGCCCCCGGCCGTCGGGCGGAAGTCGACGGGGGAATCTGGACGATCCGTTGTTTTTGCGGCTCAAGGCCCTGCGTCGCTCCCTGGCGGACGCCCAGGGCGTTCCCGCCTACATCGTATTCAGCGACGCCGTTCTTTTGCGATTGGCGGAGCGGCGCCCCCGGACGCCCGAGGAATTTCTGGGGATCGCGGGCATCGGTCCGGCCAAGCAGGCCCGTTACGGCGACGCCTTCCTTCGGGCGTTAAACGACTCCGAGGCCTAAAGGCAAGGCCCACCGTCCTTCGACGGTGGGCCCGCCGCGGGTGGCCGAATTCAGGGTTGCTTGAGGCTGTCCCGTTTGGCCTTGTTTTCCGCTTTCTGTTGTTCGAAGTGGGCCTGGGTGGCGCTTTCACCTCGTCCCGATGGGCTTTAATGGCGGCTTTCTTCTGTTCCTGGGTCAGGGAGCCGTCGGTCGCGATCTTTTCAAAAAACGCGACGCTTTCCTGGTAGCGGGTTTCCCGGTAGGCGTCGTTCTCCTTCCATTGGTTTTCGTGGAAGGCAATGAGGTCGGCTTTTTGAGTGTCGGTCAGCTTCGTGTTGGCGGCCAAGCGCTGGGTCAGGAAGGCCCGGCGTTTTTCGGTTTGTTCAGCGGCGAAGGCCGCGTTTCCTGTCAAAGGTCTCCTGTGATCTTTTACCGCGGCCTTTTTTCCTCCGGGGTTGCCTGAAGGCCGTCCCGAAAGGTTTTGTTCTCCGACTGTTGCTGTTGGCGATGGTTTTCCCAGGCGGTCTTCTGTTGGGTCCGGAACGCTTCGCGATCGTCTCGCTTTTGGCCGGGATCGGCCGCAAAAACCCGGAAGGGGCCAGGCAGGCGAATCCGAAGAGGAAACCATTGTTTTTCATGGGTTGCTCCTTTTGAACTTAATGGCACGCCTTGGCGCGGCGTGGGCCTTCGAACGTTTGGACGACCGCCGGTTCCAGAAAGTGTCGATTCGACGGATTCCTCCCCGGGTGCGCGGTTGATTTTTGTGTTTTGGACCCATCCTTGAATCGGAAGTCCTGCTCAAGAGCGATCAATGAAAACAGTTCTGCGCGTTGCCGGATGCGATCTCGAAGTCCTCGGCCCAATTCGTACTCGTTCGCGTGAGTCCGACGGGTTCGTCCGTGGAATCCCGGGAGACGCAGGCCCACGACGGCCGGCCCATGGCGGTTTTTGAGGAATGGCACCGGGGGGGCGGCACCGCTTCTCTCAACAAGGAATTGATCCCGGTGGCCAACCCGAAGGCAATGGACGTCGGCGACGTATTCATCCGGGGCAGGTTCCCTGGCCATGCCGTCTGAATTGTCGACTTGGCGGAAAATGCGAAGGGGGACCGGGTTTTTTGCTGGTCCAAAGTTATATGCCGGCCCAGGAGATTCACGTGCTGAATAATCCCGATCGCCGTTTAAGTCCGTGGTGTCGAGCGGGCGACTTGGACAAACTTGACACCCCGGAATGGATTTTTCATTGGTCCGACTGAAACGTTTCGCCGAAAGTGTCCTGACGAGGTTCCCCTCTCGATCCTTGGGATCCGTTGGCTTGCGCTCCCGGCCTTGGGGTCCTTCCATCGGTCCAGGATTGGATGGATTTTGAGGCGGCCGTCCGAAGCGGTAAAATCGATAAACGCGAAGCGCGGGAAAGGCGTCCCGGCGCACGCCTGGCAAAAAGACCGCGAAGTTGACCGGTGGGCGGAAGAATGAGTGGAATGTTGGCCATCGGTGCGTTGGATGGAAAAATGTTTGCCTCGATGGGCGGGGGACTTTGTTTGGTGGGGCGCATTGGGAAAAAAGTAAGCTGTCCCTCGTTGCGGGGGATGGCGGGGCGGGGCGGCCCAACTTTGAGGAGATGAAATGCTGATTACCAACGCGCACGTTCACTTGATCGAGCTTCAAAAGATGATTGAACTTCAGGGGATGTGCGACTGCCGGCGTCCATCTCCGTCCTTAAGATTTGGAATCCACGCTGCCTCTGTTGGCCCCGGAAGTCGCGCTTCGGCAAATGGACGAGGCGGGAATCGCGCGCTCCGTTCTCTACGCGGTGGAGGCGCCCATCGTCTACTCTTCGAACGAATACGTTTCCCTGTTGTGCAAAAATATCCCGACCGATTCATCGGTTTCGCGTCGGTGAATCCCTGGACCCGGCGGCCCCGGAGAAGCTGGAGCATGCGGTCAAATTTGGGCCTCAAGGGTTTGAAGCTGCATCCGCCCCTTCAGGGCTTTTCGCTAACGACCCGCGCGCCTTCTCGACCTGAGGAAGGCCCAGGCGTTGAACGTCCCCATCGTCTTTCACGTGGGCACCCCCTTCGGTTGCCTGTGCCGGTTGGAACACGCCTCGCCGCTCCTCCTGGATGAAGTCGCGGTGACCTTCCCGAAGCTCCGCCTCCTGATCACCCATCTCGGCACGTTGTGGCACAACGAGTCTTTTTGGGTGGTCGAGAAGAACCGAATGTCTACATCGACACGGCCGCCACCGACGGAAATCAAAACCATATTGACCCCGGACATCATCACGCGAATCGGGCCGGACAAAATCATCTTCGGCACCGACTCCCCCATGCCCTACGCGGGGAAAGTGCCCCGCATGAAAGAGTTCGTGGACGTCGTGAAATCCATCGAGGTGGGGGCCGACGTTCTGGCCGATATATTCCACAACAACTTCCTTCGACTGCTGGAGGGGGACGCTGCCGCCGGGCAAACGATCAACGCCAAGGACATGCTGGCGCGCCTGGCGGGGCCAGGGCGTCCCGGCTAAGGGGCTGGCCCCCATGTCGATTTTCTCCGCCCTCCGCCACCGATTGGTTCGGTGGGAGTACCAACGCCTGGCGGATTACCTCTCGAACGTCGACCCCGAGGCCATTGAAAAAGAAAGCGAACAACGGGTTTTGACGGCGTTTCGCCGCTGGACGCGCGCCGTTCCGGCCTATCGGGAACTGGCGTCGTTGCCGGCGGCCACCCTGGCGGACTTCAAAAGGAACGTCCCCGTGTGCGACAAGGAGTCCCACTTTCAGGGGCACGATTTGCGGAGTCTTTGTCCCGACGGGGACCTTTCCCGCGTTCGGCTTTTTTATTCCAGTTCGGGTTCGTCGCGGGTTTTCTCCTACGGGGGCGGAATCGTGGCAAGACCCCGGCGGTCGGCCTTGAACTGGAGTTCGTTCCCACGACAGCCTCTCGGTCTTTGACCGGAAAGCGCTGATCGTCAACGGCCTGCCGATGGGGGTGAAGGTCCACACCCGGACGATTCCGTTGATCGAAAGCGGGACGCGCGCGGATGTCGTGTGGGCGCTTTTGAAGAAGCTCAAAAATGAATTCGACCAGTTCGTCATTTTCGGGGAGCCGCTTTTTCTAAAGCATTTGATCGAAGGCGGAATCGAGGAGAACGTGCCCTGGCGGGAGTTGGCGGTCCACCTTGTCACCGGTTCCGAATACGTCGCGGAAAATTACCGATCGCCTCGGCGGATTCCTCGGCATCGATTTTGAAAACCGCGACACGGGCAGCATCACCATCAACTACGGCCTTTCGGAGATAGCCAACAGCGTCGCGCACGAGACGCCCGAGACGATCCTGGCGCGGCGGCGCGCCCACGCCGACCCCGCCCTGCGAAAAACCATTTACGGGACGGATACGCGGCTTTGCCCCGCTATCCTTCAGTACCACCCCTACCAGAATTACCTTGAAACCCTCGGGCCGCCGGGGGAAACGGGGGAGTTGGTGGTGACCACGCCCGACGCTCAAAAAAACTTTCCCCTGGTGCGTTACAACACCAAGGACGCGGCGCGGCTCGTCGGTTACGGGGCGTTCGATCGACGTCTTCGGGAAGCGGGGCTGGAGTCTCGGCGGCCGCGGTTTCGGCTTCCTTTCGTTTTCGGCTGGGGCAAGGTCAAGGCCCTGACGACAACGTTCGGACCCCTGTACGCGGAAGAGATCAAAGAAGCGCTTTACGCCGACCCGGAGGTCGCTGCCCGATTCACGGGACGGTTCCGCCTGCGGATGGGCGAGAACCGCCCGACGCTGATTCTTCAACTTCGGCCGGGGGTGAAAAACGGGGACGGGCCCTCGGCGGGGGTGGCGAAAGGGCTTTGCGTTTACACGGCCGCGGAGATCGCCGTGCGGGCGATTCCTTTTTCGGAGTATTCCGACGGGTTTGCGCCGGACTTCGACCGCAAAACCGTTTACATCGACTAAAGCCGTTCGTATTCCGCCAAATAGTCCCCGGTGCGGCAATCGGGGCGGCGGGTTTGTTTCAGCCCCGGGATTTCCCGCCGCCGACTCCAAAGATCCGCCACGCGGCCCGCCACCCATTTCATCGTCCCGGGATTGTAATGCCCCAGGGGGATCGCCAGGCGGATCATCCGCACGCCCTTGGCTTCTTGCTCGGGCGTCAGCATGTTCTCGGCGGCCAGAATGCCGGACTCCAAGTAAAGCTGGTACAAAAAGGCGCGCTCCGGGTGTCGGTCTTTGGGCAAACAGCCCAAAAGCCCGGCGGTGTCGATGAAGACCGCGTAGCCGGCGGGGGGCGACACCACGGGAACTCCCGCGGCTTTTAAGCGGGTCCAAAGCTCCCGGGCGTTCCGGACGCGGCGGCGCAAGAGCTTTTCGCTGCGCAGGGATTTTCGCAGGACCGAATACAAACGGGCCTTGGCGTCGACCGATAGGCCCTCGCCGACCAGCATCAAGCGGTCTTGGAATTTG
This genomic interval carries:
- a CDS encoding TonB-dependent receptor, with amino-acid sequence MGETAFTTAWGATTSFRRAPNHENFGNLDLTALRAEHAVAGLNGKLPDGWSLNVEVYRKRLWNLPVEDPVLNFVNGARGWPGVELLVKKDRTARWAGWFAVSQSHSTRKNERTGQEVNFSQDQPWVLNLVATRRVDQFYSVGLRAQYHSGAPDTPITGTYVDGTGRVRPVRAPRFRPAAGLPSNRPPVQPDFKMKAGWAISTSI
- a CDS encoding amidohydrolase family protein — its product is MNVPIVFHVGTPFGCLCRLEHASPLLLDEVAVTFPKLRLLITHLGTLWHNESFWVVEKNRMSTSTRPPPTEIKTILTPDIITRIGPDKIIFGTDSPMPYAGKVPRMKEFVDVVKSIEVGADVLADIFHNNFLRLLEGDAAAGQTINAKDMLARLAGPGRPG